In Pyricularia oryzae 70-15 chromosome 2, whole genome shotgun sequence, one genomic interval encodes:
- a CDS encoding mechanosensitive ion channel family protein — MTTPDRHNTYNEKMGDPDRLAPDQATLHEDESREYTSRLTDDLELLRAERLVTTHEQESHSRTSRDHRRRAPSPIPEDAFNEQIDEKEQLAAPGQHQEPPTLANKAWVKIKKFPRVIRYLVYWMPVAAILLAPILIDILALDNDQPRVGGEGGVQLYWFGIWLQILWGTLWASRFLCAIMPYLFKWCAKMVGSNNHKKWLDVGRGLELHTALFIWMLAVLVSYGPTLDTGRPDGKPFVNWIDVVFKVIIALFVLAALNFIEKILIQWIANSFHRRTYAYRIEANKRDIQYLVSLYTYSRTMIEQEEGWSPNGQSPMTGARTPMQALQRNARDAFTRVGNVANRVAGDFTGRKILDENHPQKVVAELLRSTPTSFTLGRMIFRTFVTPGNETLTLEDFQKVFDNTEDAEACLGVFDKDLNGDVSMQELELVCNEIHLEKKAIAASLKDLDSVIKKLDKVFMFIVLVIAIIVFVSIISGSAAAALGSAGTTVLGLAWMLQATAQEFLQSIIFVFVKHPFDVGDRVRVYGNTGDMMTGDDYYVQEISLLYTEFKKMQGHVVQAPNSLLNNLFILNQRRSNGLADPIVLKVRFGTTNEVIEELRDRMTDFVLENKRDYGPRIITEVSTIDEVYSVTLSFVFFHKSSFQNELLRLQRHNRFAGELMRQMALLGIEGPRKQQPGGTKDLPFYWTSVPPPAFEPATTYVTPRPEQPQSQPSQDGTATSPVVPFPSLSIHTSDQERQQQLQRELQQQQQQQQQNQQQPTAVSSGVTPSTTSVRRRRGPSVVIDHGPDMFQDVYGSRRHDTSAQLARLQSIRAAEHTIQPPMHSPSSPGIERTATRGSLHSLGQHPSRRFWSRREAIQERDGGEGDERPIVGSPSPPPPGASASKLSSAERMV; from the coding sequence ATGACCACACCAGATAGACACAACACCTACAATGAAAAGATGGGGGACCCTGACCGCCTGGCTCCCGACCAGGCTACACTTCACGAGGATGAATCAAGGGAATACACGAGCCGCTTGACCGATGATCTCGAGCTTCTTCGGGCTGAGAGGCTCGTCACGACCCATGAGCAAGAGTCCCATTCAAGGACTTCGAGAGATCACCGGCGCCGAGCACCATCACCCATCCCAGAAGATGCATTCAATGAGCAGATCGACGAGAAGGAACAGCTTGCTGCCCCGGGTCAGCACCAGGAGCCACCGACGCTGGCCAACAAGGCCTGGGTCAAGATAAAAAAGTTCCCTCGCGTCATCCGCTACCTAGTCTACTGGATGCCTGTGGCTGCGATCCTGCTGGCTCCCATCCTCATCGATATCCTCGCCTTGGACAACGATCAGCCACGTGTGGGAGGTGAAGGGGGCGTGCAGCTGTATTGGTTCGGCATCTGGCTCCAGATCCTCTGGGGCACCCTTTGGGCTTCGCGGTTCCTGTGTGCCATCATGCCCTATCTGTTCAAGTGGTGCGCCAAGATGGTCGGTTCCAACAACCACAAGAAGTGGCTTGACGTCGGCAGAGGCCTCGAGCTGCACACGGCCTTGTTTATTTGGATGCTTGCGGTGCTCGTCTCGTACGGGCCCACCCTAGACACGGGCAGGCCGGACGGCAAGCCTTTTGTGAACTGGATCGACGTCGTTTTCAAGGTCATCATTGCGCTCTTTGTGCTGGCCGCGCTCAACTTTATCGAAAAGATCTTGATCCAGTGGATCGCCAACTCGTTCCACCGCCGCACGTATGCCTACCGAATCGAGGCCAACAAGAGAGACATTCAGTACCTGGTCTCGCTCTACACGTACTCGCGCACCATGATCGAGCAGGAGGAAGGGTGGAGCCCCAACGGCCAGAGCCCCATGACCGGAGCGAGGACGCCCATGCAGGCTCTGCAGCGGAACGCCCGAGACGCCTTTACGCGTGTCGGCAACGTCGCCAACAGGGTCGCTGGTGACTTTACCGGTCGCAAGATCCTGGACGAGAACCACCCGCAAAAGGTGGTGGCTGAGCTGCTGCGTTCCACTCCCACCAGCTTCACGCTGGGCAGGATGATCTTTCGCACTTTTGTCACGCCCGGAAACGAGACCCTGACGCTCGAGGACTTCCAAAAGGTCTTTGATAACACCGAAGACGCCGAGGCGTGTCTGGGCGTCTTTGACAAGGACCTCAACGGCGACGTGTCGATGcaggagctggagctggtCTGTAACGAGATCCACCTCGAGAAGAAGGCCATCGCTGCGTCCCTCAAGGATTTGGACTCGGTCATCAAGAAGCTCGACAAGGTCTTTATGTTCATCGTCCTGGTGATTGCCATCATTGTCTTTGTCTCCATCATCTCGGGCTCCGCAGCCGCTGCTCTTGGATCGGCAGGCACCACGGTGCTGGGTCTGGCGTGGATGCTGCAGGCGACCGCGCAAGAGTTCCTCCAGTCCATCATCTTCGTCTTTGTCAAGCACCCCTTCGACGTCGGCGACCGTGTGCGCGTTTACGGCAACACTGGTGATATGATGACTGGTGATGACTACTACGTGCAGGAGATCTCGCTGCTCTACACCGAGTTCAAGAAGATGCAGGGTCACGTCGTGCAGGCGCCCAACTCGCTGCTCAACAACCTCTTCATCCTCAACCAGCGTCGATCCAACGGCCTCGCGGACCCCATTGTGCTCAAGGTCCGATTCGGTACCACCAACGAGGTCATCGAGGAGCTGCGCGACCGCATGACCGACTTTGTGCTGGAGAACAAGCGCGACTACGGCCCCCGCATCATCACCGAGGTCAGCACCATCGACGAGGTGTACTCGGTCACGCTCAGCTTCGTCTTCTTCCACAAGTCCAGCTTCCAGAACGAACTGCTGCGTCTGCAGCGCCACAACCGCTTCGCCGGCGAGCTGATGCGGCAGATGGCCCTGCTGGGCATCGAGGGCCCGCGGAAGCAGCAGCCCGGTGGTACCAAGGACCTACCCTTCTACTGGACCAGCGTCCCGCCGCCAGCGTTTGAGCCGGCCACAACATATGTCACGCCGCGCCCGGAGCAGCCGCAGAGCCAGCCAAGCCAAGACGGAACAGCCACCAGCCCCGTCGTGCCGTTCCCATCCCTGAGCATCCACACGTCAGACCAAgaacgccagcagcagctgcagcgggagcttcagcaacagcagcagcagcagcagcagaaccAACAGCAGCCGACAGCCGTGTCCTCCGGGGTGACGCCGTCGACGACATCAGTCCGGCGACGCCGCGGCCCATCCGTCGTGATAGACCACGGGCCGGACATGTTCCAGGACGTGTACGGCAGCCGACGTCACGACACGAGCGCGCAGCTCGCACGCCTGCAGAGCATCCGCGCGGCAGAGCACACGATCCAGCCGCCGATGCACTCGCCTTCGTCGCCGGGCATCGAGCGCACCGCCAcgcgcggcagtctccacaGCCTCGGCCAGCACCCTTCGCGGAGATTCTGGTCGCGGCGCGAGGCGATACAGGAGCGCGATGGCGGAGAGGGCGATGAGAGACCCATCGTGGGCAGCCCtagcccgccgccgcctgggGCGTCTGCTTCCAAGCTTAGTAGCGCCGAGAGGATGGTGTGA
- a CDS encoding rRNA-processing protein FCF1, which produces MGVAKKTRKFGAVKRMIGKRDERLKKPKVPEGGSGKAKAGPSTSAPGAGEPVRQVTAAPKGLFFSHNENIVPPYNVLVDTSFITHTVGAKIELLEGLMDSMYATCRPIITDCVMAELEKLGPKYRIALRIARDERWERLKCDHKVYADDCLVDRAVKNRIYIVATNDRDLKRRIRKIPGVPIVTCGRKKYLVEGLPGAPTK; this is translated from the exons ATGGGTGTCgcgaaaaagacaagaaagtTTGGCGCA GTAAAACGCATGATCGGAAAGCGCGATGAGCGCCTAAAGAAGCCCAAAGTCCCCGaaggcggcagcggcaaggccaaggccggcccgAGCACATCCGCccccggcgccggcgagcCCGTCCGACAAGTCACAGCCGCACCTAAGGGTCTCTTCTTCAGCCACAACGAGAACATCGTGCCGCCATATAACGTGCTGGTCGATACGTCCTTCATCACCCACACCGTCGGCGCCAAGATCGAGCTGCTCGAGGGCCTCATGGACTCGATGTACGCCACTTGCCGACCCATCATCACCGATTGCGTTATGGCTGAGCTCGAGAAGCTGGGGCCAAAGTACCGCATAGCGCTCAGGATTGCTCGCGACGAGAGGTGGGAGAGGCTCAAGTGTGACCACAAGGTTTACGCCGACGACTGCTTGGTGGACAGAGCCGTCAAGAACCGTATCTACATAGTGGCCACCAACGATAGGGATCTCAAGAGGAGGATACGCAAGATTCCGGGTGTGCCTATAGTCACTTGCGGCCGGAAGAAGTACTTGGTCGAGGGCCTACCTGGTGCACCGACGAAATGA
- a CDS encoding XPG domain-containing protein — protein MPSSLVEDEYINGQATAHNVAELEECSIAIDATYYLQYLLHTPPTREPLLTALGGMNGLDNHIREDLANWKAHNVTPFFIFDGQSMMGQDEVMTSRGRKSIEKSTQAWELYVNGQAQEAVNSFGNHNGAFIVQNLYRMLQKILKDLDLHFLVAPYNAAAQIAYLDMIDSDQCAGIMGPQELLLYPIKDMIIRSIDWTNKTATAISKRNIIKQLGIGDNTFADALLMVGTSFLPPFPPLQDGSVLPVPRRQNVVDAINMLRASEKSVASACHSFSDILKSHDPNWLDKYSKAKMAVAHFIYIAEDGAVTVHDYDKLTKDNHEYLGLQLPAELFHYLNTGLIGPRMLSWITHSKITVLPTIDGNVSDEYRNLVTKSLVPVKEMTLSLLIPRLNRGIGFRDVAMKVWFDDKFTYNVNHRNVQPSPGIRTASWLITDSKLKSLFPKPESGSIAFEVLALKNPDLVSATSTKDRIKGASLDSADVIVSVAIWRFLHLRGYVSDSHELTPWGQTLAQALQAIEPVAKEHPEFEGLYEQLLVAFEMIRFGVLHTKAPQDESHGLPLNGSEDDKGSLLLLSRVATLLKLRHAPTGYTGPLNKSLLVFRSLASTVREADRDLVEAIVASMFMYAQAKRERDDSWEIGNRLPFTQNPDIAFGIAVKTLLDEVQVGEPAEVRRQRMETFPAEYVPHSTDFEEDMGIFYAFFGAIAGAVKTLPDKELSATVKGTWETATKYLELRK, from the exons ATGCCTT CATCCCTTGTCGAGGATGAGTACATCAACGGCCAAGCGAC GGCCCACAACGTCGCCGAGCTCGAGGAGTGCTCAATCGCCATCGACGCCACGTACTATCTTCAGTACTTGCTGCATACCCCGCCGACCCGAGAACCTCTCCTGACCGCTTTGGGTGGTATGAATGGGCTCGACAACCACATTCGGGAAGACCTGGCGAACTGGAAGGCTCACAATGTTACGCCGTTCTTCATCTTCGACGGCCAATCCATGATGGGACAAGATGAGGTCATGACAAGCCGGGGTCGCAAGTCCATCGAGAAGTCAACGCAGGCCTGGGAGCTGTACGTTAATGGACAGGCGCAGGAGGCGGTCAACTCGTTTGGCAACCACAATGGCGCCTTCATAGTCCAGAACCTTTACAGGATGCTGCAGAAAATACTGAAGGATTTGGACCTGCACTTCCTGGTTGCGCCCTATAATGCAGCTGCTCAG ATTGCATATTTGGACATGATCGATTCAGACCAATGCGCCGGTATCATGGGCCCTCAGGAGCTTCTGCTTTACCCCATCAAAGACATGATTATCCGTTCGATAGACTGGACCAACAAAACCGCAACGGCAATCTCCAAGCGAAACATCATCAAGCAGCTCGGCATCGGTGATAACACGTTTGCAGACGCTCTTCTGATGGTCGGGACCTCGTTCTTGCCTCCTTTTCCGCCGTTGCAGGACGGTAGCGTTTTGCCTGTGCCCCGTAGGCAGAACGTGGTCGATGCCATCAACATGTTGAGGGCGTCGGAGAAGTCTGTTGCCTCGGCTTGCCACTCTTTCAGCGACATTCTGAAGTCGCACGACCCTAATTGGCTTGATAAGTACTCCAAGGCAAAGATGGCGGTGGCTCACTTCATTTACATTGCAGAAGATGGCGCCGTGACGGTTCACGACTACGACAAGCTTACCAAAGATAACCACGAGTATCTGGGCCTTCAGCTACCCGCAGAACTTTTCCACTACCTCAACACCGGTCTGATTGGCCCACGGATGCTCAGCTGGATAACACACAGCAAAATAACCGTGCTACCAACAATCGACGGTAACGTTTCGGACGAGTATCGGAACCTTGTGACCAAGTCATTGGTTCCTGTAAAGGAGATGACTCTCAGCCTCTTGATCCCGCGTCTGAACCGTGGCATCGGATTTCGCGATGTGGCGATGAAGGTCTGGTTCGACGACAAATTCACCTACAACGTCAATCACCGAAATGTGCAGCCTTCTCCCGGAATCAGGACCGCGAGCTGGCTCATCACGGACAGCAAACTCAAATCACTCTTTCCCAAACCAGAATCGGGATCCATTGCCTTTGAGGTTCTTGCTCTCAAGAACCCAGACCTCGTCAGCGCGACATCAACCAAGGACAGGATCAAGGGTGCGTCGCTTGACTCTGCAGACGTAATCGTATCGGTCGCAATCTGGCGCTTCCTTCACCTGCGTGGTTACGTTTCGGACTCGCACGAACTGACGCCCTGGGGCCAAACACTGGCCCAGGCACTCCAGGCCATTGAGCCGGTGGCTAAGGAACATCCTGAATTTGAGGGTCTCTACGAGCAGCTGCTTGTGGCCTTTGAGATGATTAGGTTTGGTGTGCTTCACACCAAGGCGCCTCAGGACGAGTCACATGGTCTGCCATTGAATGGATCAGAAGATGATAAGGGCAGTCTACTACTTTTGAGCCGCGTTGCAACGCTGCTCAAGTTGCGACACGCCCCGACTGGATACACGGGGCCTTTGAACAAGAGTTTGCTTGTGTTCCGCTCCCTGGCGTCCACGGTCAGGGAGGCAGACCGTGATCTTGTCGAGGCGATTGTTGCATCGATGTTTATGTACGCACAGGCAAAGCGTGAGAGGGATGATTCATGGGAGATTGGCAACCG CCTCCCATTCACACAAAACCCCGACATTGCGTTTGGTATTGCAGTCAAAACACTGTTGGACGAGGTGCAAGTGGGTGAACCAGCCGAGGTGCGGCGCCAGCGCATGGAGACATTCCCAGCAGAATACGTGCCGCACTCGACAGACTTTGAAGAAGATATGGGCATCTTCTATGCATTCTTCGGGGCCATTGCCGGTGCCGTGAAGACACTCCCTGACAAGGAGCTCAGCGCTACTGTCAAAGGAACATGGGAAACGGCTACCAAGTATCTCGAATTAAGAAAGTAA
- a CDS encoding nitrogen metabolic regulation protein has product MVGEIQVDLAIRPAVPIPTSTKPRSIGVSAPTTASPNSKGGVAIAINNKNHHNHNHHNHNHNHFNVHQHQYYPHHHHHDQEVEQQLRRHKHKLSSYSSEGSPLSQSRNNSLTFNRPAKRQMATPDQTIAVINASGRQTASLIRYCTAVGFKVRAQLRNTEGVIATEVCSNPNVTVLVGELYTRQPSASRADVSAEGPLSGIGVNEELIRELFSGCQLAFINTTFYGDEVAIGKALADEALAAGISHFIYSSMPDYAAYNPNWPSLPLYRSKHQVEAYVRSLQGLESTFVYAGIYNNNFTSLPYPLFCMELQEDGSFMWQAPFHPDAKLPWVDCEHDFGTAILSIFKEGPKRWGGGRRVPIAFEMLTPLEACRKFSSGVGRPVRYVRGPIEIKVKIPEGYRTQLDMVQRLYSVGGDDASRQPPYFGDWELEAQCPDVALELWGGPRTLEEYAREEFIIEEQANGLRWMMVGDKNGHHNNHHHHRYDEGAGREVTQPPDEEEDGASENDDDEYDDDDDGLVMRGPKRLEEKWLA; this is encoded by the coding sequence ATGGTGGGCGAAATCCAGGTCGACCTCGCCATCAGGCCAGCGGTCCCGATACCAACTTCAACCAAGCCAAGGTCCATTGGCGTATCAGCGCCGACGACGGCATCACCAAATTCCAAAGGAGGCGTCGCCATTGCGATAAATAACAAAAACCATCACAATCACAATCACCACAACCACAACCACAACCACTTCAACGTCCACCAACATCAGTACTAtcctcaccaccaccaccacgaccaAGAGGTAGAGCAGCAGCTGCGGCGACACAAGCACAAGCTCTCGTCGTATTCTTCAGAAGGCAGCCCCCTGAGCCAGTCCAGGAAtaactcgctgacctttaaccGCCCGGCAAAGCGACAAATGGCGACCCCGGACCAGACCATCGCCGTCATCAACGCGagcggccgccagaccgcgtcGCTCATACGGTACTGCACCGCCGTCGGCTTCAAGGTGCGCGCTCAGCTGCGGAACACGGAGGGCGTCATCGCCACCGAGGTCTGCTCGAATCCAAATGTCACCGTCCTCGTCGGCGAGCTGTACACGCGCCAGCCCTCAGCGTCGCGCGCAGACGTCTCGGCAGAGGGTCCGCTGTCCGGCATCGGCGTCAACGAGGAGCTGATCAGGGAACTATTCAGCGGCTGCCAGCTGGCTTTTATCAACACTACCTTTTACGGCGACGAGGTCGCCATCGGCAAGGCGCTGGCCGACGaggccctcgccgccggAATCTCCCACTTTATCTACTCGTCCATGCCGGACTACGCGGCCTACAACCCGAACTGGCCCAGCCTGCCGCTTTACAGGTCCAAGCACCAGGTTGAGGCGTACGTGCGGTCGCTCCAGGGCCTCGAGTCCACCTTTGTCTACGCGGGCATCTACAACAACAACTTCACCTCGCTGCCCTACCCGCTCTTTTGTATGGAGCTGCAAGAAGACGGATCTTTCATGTGGCAGGCGCCTTTCCACCCCGACGCCAAGCTCCCCTGGGTCGACTGCGAGCACGACTTTGGCACTGCAATCCTCAGCATCTTCAAGGAAGGCCCCAAGAGGTGGGGAGGTGGCAGGAGGGTCCCGATCGCTTTTGAGATGCTCACGCCGCTCGAAGCCTGCCGCAAGTTCTCCTCGGGAGTCGGTCGTCCCGTTCGCTACGTCCGCGGCCCCATAGAGATCAAGGTCAAGATACCCGAGGGCTACCGGACGCAGCTCGACATGGTGCAGAGGCTGTACTCGGTCGGCGGGGACGACGCGTCGCGGCAGCCCCCCTACTTTGGCGACTGGGAGCTTGAGGCCCAGTGCCCCGACGTGGCGCTGGAGCTGTGGGGAGGGCCCAGGACGCTGGAGGAGtacgcgcgcgaggagtTCATCATCGAGGAGCAGGCCAACGGCCTCAGGTGGATGATGGTCGGCGATAAGAACGGACACCacaacaaccaccaccaccacaggtACGACGAAGGCGCCGGAAGGGAGGTGACGCAGCCAccagacgaggaggaggacggtGCGAGCGAgaacgacgatgacgaatacgacgacgacgacgatggctTGGTGATGCGTGGGCCTAAGAGGCTCGAGGAGAAGTGGTTGGCATGA